Proteins co-encoded in one Pseudomonas fluorescens genomic window:
- a CDS encoding aldolase produces the protein MAHTLTGCARPARSGSLNLDSEAITTARHELAACFQLAALHGLEEGICNHFSAMLPGHDDLFLVNPYGYAFSEVTAHNLLVCDFEGNVVDGEGQPEATAFYIHARLHQRLPRVKVAFHTHMPNATALCLLEGPPLLWLSQTALKFYGRTAVDEHYNGLALDEREGDRIAGVMGDADILFLKNHGVIVAAPTIAEAWDDLYYLERAAQVQLLAMATQRVLEPVPHAVAQRAYAQMREGDPQSARAHLRSAMRRLARQG, from the coding sequence ATGGCCCACACCCTGACTGGCTGCGCCCGACCTGCGCGTTCCGGCTCGTTGAACCTCGACAGCGAAGCCATTACCACCGCCCGCCACGAACTGGCAGCGTGCTTTCAACTGGCGGCGCTGCACGGGCTGGAGGAGGGGATCTGCAATCATTTTTCGGCGATGTTGCCGGGGCACGATGACCTGTTTCTGGTCAATCCCTACGGTTATGCGTTTTCCGAAGTGACGGCGCACAACCTGCTGGTCTGCGACTTCGAAGGGAACGTGGTGGACGGCGAGGGCCAGCCAGAGGCAACGGCGTTCTATATCCATGCACGCCTGCACCAGCGACTGCCAAGGGTGAAGGTTGCGTTCCACACTCACATGCCGAACGCGACGGCGTTGTGCCTGTTGGAGGGGCCGCCGCTGTTGTGGCTGAGTCAGACCGCGCTGAAGTTCTACGGGCGCACGGCGGTGGACGAGCACTACAACGGGTTGGCGCTGGACGAGCGCGAAGGCGACCGGATTGCCGGGGTGATGGGTGATGCCGACATTCTGTTCCTGAAAAATCACGGGGTGATTGTCGCGGCGCCGACCATCGCCGAAGCCTGGGACGATCTGTATTACCTGGAGCGCGCCGCGCAGGTGCAACTATTGGCGATGGCCACGCAACGGGTGCTGGAACCGGTGCCGCATGCGGTTGCGCAACGGGCGTACGCGCAGATGCGCGAAGGCGATCCGCAAAGTGCGCGGGCGCATCTGCGCAGTGCGATGCGGCGTTTGGCCCGTCAGGGCTGA
- a CDS encoding copper resistance protein B, which produces MTRFAVFSLSLLSMSSAFAASDMQGMDHSQMGDMQSMDDGMMQPAAPTKSRTPIPVLTDADRAAVFTSHGGHQVHDSAINTYLLADKLEWQNADDASTLAWDLSGWIGGDTDRLWLRSEGERSNGKTEDAEIQALWGHAISPWWDVVSGVRQDFKPGAPQTWAAFGLQGMALYNFEAEATAFLGENGQSAVRLEGDYDILLTNRLILQPTAELNVYGKNDPQRGIGSGLANTEAGLRLRYEIRREFAPYIGVTWNRTYGNTADYAREEGADRSEARLVLGVRMWF; this is translated from the coding sequence ATGACTCGATTTGCCGTGTTTTCGTTGTCACTTCTGTCGATGTCTTCGGCGTTCGCCGCCAGCGATATGCAGGGCATGGACCACAGCCAGATGGGCGATATGCAAAGCATGGACGACGGCATGATGCAGCCCGCCGCGCCGACCAAAAGCCGCACGCCGATCCCGGTTCTGACCGACGCCGACCGTGCCGCCGTGTTCACCAGCCACGGTGGCCACCAGGTGCACGACAGCGCGATCAACACTTACTTGCTCGCCGACAAACTCGAATGGCAGAACGCCGACGACGCCAGCACGCTGGCCTGGGATTTGTCCGGCTGGATCGGCGGTGACACCGATCGCCTGTGGCTGCGCTCCGAGGGCGAACGCAGCAACGGCAAGACCGAAGACGCGGAAATCCAGGCGCTGTGGGGCCACGCGATTTCGCCGTGGTGGGACGTGGTCAGCGGCGTGCGTCAGGACTTCAAGCCCGGCGCCCCGCAAACCTGGGCCGCGTTCGGTTTGCAGGGCATGGCGCTGTACAACTTCGAAGCCGAAGCCACGGCGTTCCTCGGCGAAAACGGCCAGAGCGCGGTGCGGCTGGAGGGCGACTACGACATCCTGCTGACCAACCGCCTGATCCTGCAGCCGACCGCCGAACTCAACGTCTACGGCAAAAACGATCCGCAACGCGGGATCGGCTCGGGCCTCGCGAACACCGAAGCCGGATTGCGCCTGCGCTATGAAATCCGCCGTGAATTTGCGCCGTACATCGGCGTGACCTGGAACCGCACCTACGGCAACACCGCCGATTACGCACGGGAAGAAGGCGCGGATCGCAGCGAAGCGCGACTCGTCCTCGGCGTGCGGATGTGGTTCTGA
- a CDS encoding haloacid dehalogenase type II — protein MTLINTPRPQWLTFDCYGTLIQWDEGLRAVAEQILSEKGEHRVDAGRLIEVYDRHEHRLEQTPPHRSFRELSTLGLQLALEELGLASASQDSKRLAAAIPQMPPFAEVVETLGQLKAKGFKLCIVSNTDDDIIAGNVAQLGGHIDRVITAQQAGAYKPAPRLFDYAHEQLGVSRDQVVHICASPMLDHTAARDLHFRCVWIDRRTGRQLLPDYRPDAILNTLDEVLPMFASLGWE, from the coding sequence ATGACGTTGATCAATACACCACGCCCGCAATGGCTGACCTTCGATTGCTACGGCACCTTGATTCAATGGGACGAAGGCCTGCGCGCCGTGGCCGAGCAGATCCTGAGCGAGAAGGGCGAACACCGGGTCGATGCCGGGCGCCTGATCGAGGTCTATGACCGCCACGAACATCGCCTGGAACAGACGCCGCCGCACCGCTCGTTTCGCGAGCTGAGCACCCTCGGCCTGCAACTGGCCCTGGAGGAACTGGGGCTGGCGAGTGCCAGCCAAGACAGCAAGCGCCTGGCCGCCGCGATCCCGCAGATGCCGCCGTTTGCCGAAGTCGTCGAGACCCTCGGGCAGCTCAAGGCCAAGGGCTTCAAGCTGTGCATCGTCTCCAACACCGATGACGACATCATCGCCGGCAACGTCGCTCAACTCGGTGGCCATATCGACCGGGTGATCACCGCGCAACAGGCCGGCGCCTACAAACCGGCGCCGAGGCTGTTCGACTACGCTCATGAGCAATTGGGCGTCAGCCGTGATCAGGTGGTGCACATCTGCGCCAGCCCGATGCTCGACCACACGGCGGCCCGCGACCTGCATTTTCGCTGCGTATGGATCGACCGCAGGACCGGTCGTCAGTTACTGCCGGACTATCGGCCCGACGCGATCCTCAACACGCTGGACGAAGTGCTGCCGATGTTCGCGTCCCTTGGCTGGGAATAA
- a CDS encoding copper resistance system multicopper oxidase — MPSTTSRRTFVKGLAAGSLLGGLGLWRTPVWALNSPGQVNELSGKDFELFIGETPVNFTGRPRTAMTINGSLPGPLLRWREGDTVTLRVRNRLKDSTSIHWHGILLPANMDGVPGLSFKGIEPGGVYVYQFKVRQHGTYWYHSHSGLQEQAGVYGPLVIDAREPEPFQYDREHVVMLSDWSDEDPASLMKTLKKQSDYYNFHKRTVGDFIHDVGEKGWGATVADRTMWAQMKMNPTDIADVSGATYTFLMNGHAPDSNWTGLFRPGEKLRLRLINGSAMTYFDVRIPGLKMTVVAADGLHVKPVTVDELRIAVAETYDVIVEPAADAYTLFAQAMDRTGYARGTLAARAGLSAPVPALDPRPLVTMDDMGMGGMNHGSMDMSGMDHSSMNMGPMQSHPDSEKDNPLVDMQAMTTAPKLDDPGLGLRNNGRRVLTYADLRSTFEDPDGRDPGRTVELHLTGHMEKFAWSFNGIKFSDAEPLRLKYGERIRLVLVNDTMMTHPIHLHGMWSDLEDENGNFQVRKHTIDMPPGTRRTYRVTADALGRWAYHCHLLYHMEMGMFREVRVEE, encoded by the coding sequence ATGCCTTCCACCACCTCAAGACGCACCTTCGTCAAAGGCCTCGCCGCCGGCAGTCTGCTCGGCGGCCTCGGCCTGTGGCGCACGCCGGTCTGGGCCTTGAACAGCCCCGGCCAGGTGAACGAGTTAAGCGGCAAAGACTTCGAGCTGTTCATCGGCGAAACTCCAGTCAACTTCACCGGCCGGCCCCGCACCGCCATGACCATCAACGGCAGCCTGCCCGGCCCGCTGCTGCGCTGGCGCGAGGGCGATACGGTGACGCTGCGGGTGCGCAACCGGCTCAAGGACAGCACGTCGATCCACTGGCACGGCATTCTGCTGCCGGCCAACATGGACGGCGTGCCCGGCCTGAGTTTCAAGGGCATCGAGCCGGGTGGCGTGTACGTTTACCAGTTCAAGGTTCGCCAGCACGGCACCTACTGGTATCACAGCCATTCCGGGTTGCAGGAACAGGCCGGCGTCTACGGACCGCTGGTGATCGACGCCCGGGAGCCGGAGCCGTTCCAGTACGACCGCGAACATGTGGTGATGCTCAGCGACTGGTCCGACGAAGACCCGGCCAGCCTGATGAAGACCCTGAAAAAACAGTCCGACTACTACAACTTCCACAAGCGCACCGTCGGCGATTTCATCCATGACGTCGGCGAAAAAGGCTGGGGCGCCACCGTTGCCGATCGCACGATGTGGGCGCAGATGAAGATGAATCCCACCGACATCGCCGATGTCAGCGGCGCCACGTACACCTTCCTGATGAACGGCCACGCACCCGATTCCAATTGGACGGGGCTGTTCCGGCCCGGCGAAAAGCTGCGGCTGCGGCTGATCAACGGCTCGGCCATGACCTACTTCGACGTGCGCATCCCGGGATTGAAAATGACCGTGGTCGCCGCCGATGGCCTGCACGTCAAACCGGTGACCGTCGATGAACTGCGCATCGCCGTGGCGGAAACCTATGACGTGATCGTGGAGCCCGCCGCCGATGCCTACACCCTGTTCGCCCAGGCCATGGACCGCACCGGTTACGCCCGAGGCACCCTCGCCGCCCGCGCCGGTTTGTCGGCCCCGGTGCCGGCGCTGGACCCGCGCCCGCTGGTGACCATGGACGACATGGGCATGGGTGGAATGAATCATGGTTCGATGGACATGAGTGGCATGGATCACTCCAGCATGAACATGGGCCCGATGCAGTCGCACCCCGACAGCGAAAAGGACAATCCATTGGTGGACATGCAAGCCATGACCACCGCGCCGAAACTCGACGACCCCGGCCTCGGCCTGCGCAACAACGGGCGCCGCGTGCTGACCTACGCCGACCTGCGCAGCACTTTCGAAGACCCAGACGGCCGCGACCCGGGCCGCACCGTCGAACTGCACCTGACCGGCCACATGGAGAAATTCGCCTGGTCGTTCAACGGCATCAAGTTCTCCGACGCCGAGCCGCTGCGCTTGAAGTACGGCGAGCGGATCCGCCTGGTGCTGGTCAACGACACAATGATGACCCACCCCATCCACCTGCACGGTATGTGGAGCGATCTGGAAGACGAAAACGGCAATTTCCAGGTACGCAAACACACTATCGACATGCCGCCCGGCACACGCCGCACTTACCGCGTTACCGCCGATGCGCTCGGCCGTTGGGCCTATCACTGCCATCTCCTGTACCACATGGAAATGGGCATGTTCCGCGAAGTGCGGGTGGAAGAATGA
- a CDS encoding LysR substrate-binding domain-containing protein produces MLDLELLKTFVCVVDEGSFTRAAERVHRTQSTVSQQVRKLEDLVGHALLLRDRTGLNVSVTEHGELLIHYARRLLALSAEASEALASDLDLEILRIGMPEDFDARRMALILAGFTRSHPQARLETVSGMSLDLRQRLDSGEIDIALIKREPDSGPAWATWPERLVWVKGAEFDSSNGVLPLALFPQGCLYRQRAIRLLDVAQRPWRVAFGSHSLTGIQAAVASGLGVSVLPASAVLPEHQVCTDLPPLPPTELALVSREGVLSGLQRGLVEFLRGELGVDAGGLA; encoded by the coding sequence ATGCTGGATCTGGAACTGCTGAAAACCTTCGTCTGCGTGGTCGATGAAGGCAGCTTCACCCGCGCCGCCGAACGCGTCCACCGCACCCAATCCACGGTCAGCCAACAAGTGCGCAAACTTGAGGACCTGGTCGGCCACGCCTTGCTGTTGCGCGACCGCACCGGGCTGAACGTCAGCGTCACCGAGCACGGCGAACTGCTGATCCACTACGCCCGCCGCCTGCTGGCCTTGTCCGCCGAGGCCAGCGAAGCCCTTGCCAGCGATCTGGATCTGGAAATCCTGCGCATCGGCATGCCGGAAGACTTCGACGCCCGACGCATGGCGCTGATCCTCGCCGGCTTCACCCGCAGCCACCCGCAAGCGCGGCTGGAAACCGTCAGCGGCATGAGCCTCGATCTGAGGCAACGCCTCGACAGCGGCGAAATCGACATCGCCCTGATCAAACGCGAACCCGACAGCGGCCCCGCCTGGGCGACCTGGCCGGAGCGACTGGTGTGGGTCAAGGGTGCTGAGTTCGATTCTTCCAATGGTGTATTGCCGCTGGCGCTGTTTCCCCAAGGCTGCCTGTACCGACAACGAGCGATTCGCCTGCTCGACGTGGCGCAACGCCCATGGCGTGTAGCCTTCGGCAGCCACAGTCTGACCGGCATTCAAGCGGCGGTCGCCTCAGGGCTTGGGGTTTCGGTGCTGCCGGCATCAGCGGTATTGCCGGAGCATCAGGTGTGCACAGACTTGCCGCCGCTTCCACCGACAGAGCTGGCGCTGGTCAGCCGCGAGGGGGTGTTGAGTGGGTTGCAGCGAGGGTTGGTGGAGTTTCTGAGGGGGGAACTGGGGGTGGATGCGGGGGGATTGGCTTGA
- a CDS encoding TonB-dependent receptor translates to MTALPTPRPATLPLKALNLSLALAFGALLPTLGQAADSTRESASQSVSIGPGLLSHVLAQFAVSVGVPLSFDPAQLGNRQSPGLQGNYTAQSGFARLLEGSGFELISTGNNGYTVAPKVAADGALELGATTVSALHDSSDETYGGEQVARRAQVGMLGDQAVNDLPFSVTSYTARTMADQQAQTIGDVLLNDASVRQSNGFGNFSQMFMIRGLPLASDDISYNGLYGVLPRQIIAVEALDRVELFKGPNAFVNGVTPSGSGIGGGINLQPKRAMDTPTRSVTLDYSADGRVGTHLDLGQRFGEDNRFGARVNLMQREGDTAVDDEDQRSSLFSLGLDYRGERLRVSSDCGYQKQVINQGRSVVYVDSSLTKAPKVPHANASYAQSWSYSQLEDTFGMARAEYDLNDNWTAYISGGAKHTRENGVYSSLTVTDLNGNARGGMLYSPHDEDNQSAMAGLNGRFDTGPVTHQLNLGWAGIWGEQRSAFETVGAAGRYSTNLYNVTDKPRPAPTSFASDINDPRITGKNILRSEAISDTLGFVDDRILLTLGVRRQQMKVDGWATATGARTSSYEESITTPVYGLVIKPWEHVSFYANRIEGLAKGPTPPTTAINRDETFAPVRSKQVEAGVRLDMGSYGASLGVYRIEQPSSYTQDGIFRVDGQQTNKGVELNVYGEPLDGLRLLSGATLMKTELEGSSNGVNDGHRAVGVPRFQFNLGADWDIPGLEGAALSARMLRTGGQYLNAANTQSIPAWNRFDLGTRYAFKLDEKQITLRANLENVANEAYWASANGGYLTQGTPRTLKVSATVDF, encoded by the coding sequence ATGACCGCATTGCCCACGCCCCGCCCTGCCACTTTACCGCTCAAGGCCCTAAACCTGAGTCTTGCCTTGGCCTTCGGCGCGCTGCTGCCGACCCTCGGCCAGGCCGCCGACAGCACCCGCGAAAGCGCCAGCCAAAGTGTCAGCATCGGCCCCGGCCTGCTCAGCCATGTACTGGCGCAATTTGCGGTGAGCGTCGGCGTGCCGTTGTCGTTCGACCCGGCACAACTGGGCAATCGCCAGAGCCCGGGCCTGCAAGGCAATTACACCGCGCAAAGCGGTTTCGCCCGATTGCTGGAAGGCAGCGGCTTCGAACTGATCAGCACCGGCAACAATGGTTACACCGTGGCGCCGAAAGTCGCGGCGGACGGTGCGCTGGAACTCGGCGCCACCACCGTCAGCGCCCTGCACGACAGCAGCGATGAAACCTACGGTGGCGAACAGGTCGCCCGTCGCGCGCAGGTCGGCATGCTCGGTGATCAAGCGGTCAACGACCTGCCCTTCAGCGTCACCAGCTACACCGCCAGGACCATGGCCGATCAGCAGGCGCAAACCATTGGCGATGTGTTGCTCAACGATGCCTCGGTGCGCCAGTCCAACGGCTTCGGCAACTTCTCGCAAATGTTCATGATCCGCGGCCTGCCGCTGGCCTCCGATGACATTTCCTATAACGGCCTCTATGGCGTGCTGCCGCGGCAGATCATCGCCGTCGAAGCGCTGGACCGGGTGGAACTGTTCAAAGGCCCGAACGCCTTCGTCAACGGCGTGACCCCGAGCGGCAGCGGCATCGGCGGCGGGATCAACCTGCAACCCAAACGCGCCATGGACACGCCAACGCGCAGCGTCACTCTCGACTACAGCGCCGACGGCCGGGTCGGCACGCATCTGGACCTCGGCCAGCGTTTTGGCGAAGACAACCGCTTCGGCGCCCGGGTCAACCTGATGCAGCGCGAAGGCGACACCGCCGTCGATGACGAAGACCAGCGCTCGTCGCTGTTCAGCCTCGGCCTGGACTATCGCGGTGAGCGCCTGCGGGTCTCGAGCGACTGCGGCTATCAGAAGCAGGTGATCAATCAAGGGCGCTCGGTGGTCTATGTCGATTCGAGCCTGACCAAAGCCCCCAAGGTGCCGCACGCCAATGCCAGCTACGCCCAGAGCTGGAGCTATTCGCAGCTCGAAGACACCTTCGGCATGGCCCGCGCCGAATATGATCTGAACGACAACTGGACCGCCTACATTTCCGGTGGCGCCAAGCACACCCGGGAAAACGGCGTGTACTCGTCGCTGACCGTTACCGACCTCAACGGCAACGCCCGTGGCGGCATGCTCTATTCGCCCCACGATGAAGATAACCAGAGCGCCATGGCCGGGCTCAACGGCCGCTTCGACACCGGCCCCGTCACCCATCAATTGAACCTCGGCTGGGCGGGCATCTGGGGCGAGCAGCGCTCGGCGTTCGAAACCGTCGGCGCGGCCGGGCGCTACAGCACCAACCTGTACAACGTCACCGACAAGCCGCGCCCGGCACCCACCTCGTTCGCCAGCGACATCAACGACCCGCGCATCACCGGCAAGAACATCCTGCGCAGCGAGGCGATTTCCGACACTCTCGGCTTCGTCGATGACCGCATCCTGCTGACCCTCGGCGTGCGTCGCCAGCAGATGAAAGTCGATGGCTGGGCCACGGCCACCGGCGCCCGCACCTCGAGTTACGAAGAGTCGATCACCACCCCGGTCTACGGCCTGGTGATCAAGCCCTGGGAACACGTGTCGTTCTACGCCAACCGTATCGAAGGCCTGGCCAAAGGCCCGACGCCGCCGACCACGGCGATCAACCGCGACGAAACCTTCGCCCCGGTGCGCAGCAAGCAGGTCGAAGCCGGTGTGCGCCTGGACATGGGCAGCTACGGCGCCAGCCTCGGCGTCTATCGCATCGAGCAACCGTCGAGCTACACCCAGGACGGGATCTTCCGGGTTGACGGCCAGCAGACCAACAAAGGCGTGGAACTCAACGTCTACGGCGAACCGCTCGACGGCCTGCGCCTGCTCAGCGGCGCGACGCTGATGAAGACTGAACTGGAAGGCAGCAGCAACGGCGTGAATGACGGCCACCGCGCCGTCGGGGTGCCGCGCTTCCAGTTCAACCTCGGCGCCGACTGGGACATTCCGGGCCTCGAAGGCGCCGCTCTCAGCGCGCGAATGTTGCGCACCGGCGGCCAGTACCTGAACGCGGCGAATACTCAAAGCATTCCGGCGTGGAACCGTTTCGACCTGGGCACGCGCTATGCCTTCAAGCTGGATGAGAAGCAGATCACCCTGCGGGCCAACCTGGAGAACGTCGCCAACGAAGCCTATTGGGCCTCGGCCAACGGCGGTTACCTGACTCAGGGCACGCCGCGCACCCTGAAGGTGTCGGCCACCGTGGACTTCTGA
- the copC gene encoding copper homeostasis periplasmic binding protein CopC, whose amino-acid sequence MRTLKFTLVLAGGLLLSTLAQAHPKLLSSTPAEGADGAAPGKIELRFSEDLLTQFSGAKLVMTEMPGMAHSPMPMKARVSAGSDPKTMLVTPLAPLPAGTYKVEWRAVSSDTHPITGNVTFKVK is encoded by the coding sequence ATGCGCACATTGAAATTCACCCTTGTTCTCGCCGGCGGTCTGCTCTTGAGCACCCTGGCCCAGGCTCATCCGAAACTGCTGTCGTCGACCCCGGCCGAAGGTGCCGACGGTGCGGCGCCCGGCAAGATCGAACTGCGTTTTTCGGAGGATCTGCTGACCCAGTTCTCCGGCGCCAAACTGGTGATGACCGAAATGCCCGGCATGGCTCACTCGCCGATGCCGATGAAGGCCAGGGTCAGCGCCGGCAGCGACCCGAAAACCATGCTCGTCACCCCGCTCGCACCTCTGCCGGCCGGCACCTACAAGGTCGAATGGCGCGCGGTGTCGTCGGACACGCACCCGATCACCGGCAACGTCACGTTCAAAGTGAAGTGA
- a CDS encoding sensor domain-containing diguanylate cyclase, whose amino-acid sequence MPIPIHDPNQAPGGTLKRLPLRKAAVLFIVAVCLCLSGLLYLQIEQSRRQDLANAQVASANLTRAMAQQAEDTFLAADLVMTSLVDWIQEDGYGAAQRPRLQRTFARRVQQLEQLDGMFLFDREGQWVITSFPDLPRGNGVADREYFRFHQQNVSIVAHIGPAIRSRENGEWIIPISKRVNDHAGHFQGVLLAGIKMSYFDKFFKSFSLDDNGTMFLGLTDGTLLARRPFDEALIGTSMAKGEIYQKLLPNAPAGTAMIDSVVDGVTRLYGYRQLESYPLVVSSSSSRDTILQGWHDRAFQSSVIVALVVLGVGLFGWVFIRQVRDGERIEKNLRKAQQALEEIATHDSLTGLANRRLFERSLEVEFARGARQSSPVSLIMLDIDFFKRYNDAYGHVAGDHCLTQVAQVVKNCCQRQSDLAVRYGGEEFAVLLPDTDINGALTIAGQIRRSVMDKHITHSGSPTGYLTVSLGCYAFIPTGNDSPELFIQRADAALYQAKNSGRNRAAVLSMDVGVGELMRSDR is encoded by the coding sequence TTGCCTATCCCCATTCACGATCCGAACCAAGCCCCCGGCGGCACCCTCAAGCGTTTGCCCCTGCGCAAGGCGGCGGTACTGTTCATCGTTGCCGTGTGTCTGTGCCTGTCCGGCTTGCTGTATCTGCAGATCGAGCAGTCGCGGCGCCAGGATCTGGCGAATGCTCAAGTGGCCTCGGCCAACCTGACCCGGGCGATGGCGCAGCAGGCCGAGGACACCTTTCTGGCGGCGGATCTGGTGATGACCAGTCTGGTCGACTGGATTCAGGAAGACGGCTATGGCGCAGCGCAGAGACCGCGCCTGCAGAGGACTTTCGCGCGCCGGGTGCAGCAGCTGGAACAGTTGGACGGCATGTTTCTGTTCGATCGCGAAGGGCAGTGGGTGATTACTTCGTTCCCGGATCTGCCGCGCGGCAATGGCGTGGCCGATCGCGAGTACTTCAGGTTTCACCAGCAGAACGTCTCGATCGTGGCACACATCGGGCCGGCGATCCGCAGCCGCGAGAACGGCGAGTGGATTATCCCGATCTCGAAACGGGTGAACGACCACGCCGGCCATTTCCAGGGCGTATTGCTGGCCGGGATCAAGATGTCGTACTTCGACAAGTTCTTCAAAAGCTTCAGCCTGGATGACAACGGCACGATGTTCCTCGGCCTGACTGACGGCACGTTGCTCGCCCGTCGGCCATTCGATGAGGCTTTGATCGGCACCTCGATGGCCAAGGGCGAGATCTATCAGAAGCTGTTGCCCAATGCCCCCGCCGGCACCGCGATGATCGATTCGGTGGTTGACGGTGTGACGCGGCTTTACGGTTACCGGCAGCTGGAAAGTTATCCGCTGGTGGTGTCCTCCTCTTCGTCCCGGGACACGATTTTGCAGGGCTGGCATGACCGGGCGTTCCAGTCCAGCGTCATCGTGGCGCTGGTGGTGCTGGGCGTGGGGTTGTTTGGTTGGGTGTTCATCCGTCAGGTGCGCGACGGCGAACGGATCGAGAAAAACCTGCGCAAGGCCCAGCAGGCGCTGGAGGAGATCGCTACCCACGACAGCCTGACCGGGCTGGCCAACCGGCGTCTGTTCGAGCGCTCGCTGGAGGTGGAATTTGCCCGGGGGGCGCGGCAGTCGAGCCCGGTCAGCCTGATCATGCTCGATATCGATTTCTTCAAACGCTACAACGATGCCTACGGCCATGTGGCTGGCGACCATTGCCTGACGCAGGTCGCGCAGGTGGTGAAGAACTGCTGCCAGCGCCAGTCCGATCTGGCGGTGCGCTATGGCGGTGAAGAGTTCGCGGTGTTGCTGCCGGACACCGACATCAACGGCGCGCTGACAATTGCCGGGCAGATCCGCCGCAGCGTCATGGACAAACACATCACCCACAGCGGCTCGCCCACCGGGTATCTCACGGTGAGCCTGGGCTGCTATGCGTTTATTCCGACTGGCAACGACAGCCCGGAACTGTTCATTCAACGGGCGGATGCGGCGCTGTATCAGGCCAAGAACTCCGGTCGCAACCGCGCGGCGGTGTTGTCCATGGACGTTGGCGTTGGCGAATTGATGCGTTCGGATCGCTGA
- a CDS encoding ribonuclease T2: protein MKKLFTIMALIALTVGSIGLSSARQPHANKAPTESVAGVFDYYLLTLSWSPTFCLTHKGDPQCTGKGYGFVLHGLWPQYTKGGWPQSCPPLTNLSAAETAKGLTLFPTKKLLDHEWSKHGTCSGLGAMGYLDEADKAVAAVNIPQELQPFSSSYYFEAQEIADLFRRSNPGIPSDGIAVICNGPELSEVRVCMGKDLQFGACGKGVKTQCRAGDIRVPPSR, encoded by the coding sequence ATGAAAAAGCTTTTTACAATTATGGCGCTGATTGCGCTGACGGTCGGTAGCATCGGCCTGAGTTCGGCGCGCCAGCCACACGCCAACAAGGCACCGACGGAATCGGTGGCGGGAGTGTTCGATTACTACCTGCTGACACTGTCCTGGTCGCCAACGTTTTGCCTGACCCACAAGGGCGACCCTCAGTGCACCGGCAAGGGTTACGGTTTTGTCCTGCATGGCCTGTGGCCGCAATACACCAAGGGCGGCTGGCCGCAATCCTGCCCGCCCTTGACCAACCTGTCGGCCGCCGAAACGGCCAAAGGCCTGACGCTGTTCCCGACCAAAAAACTCCTCGATCACGAATGGAGCAAGCACGGCACCTGCAGCGGCCTCGGCGCGATGGGCTATCTGGACGAAGCGGACAAAGCCGTGGCCGCGGTGAACATCCCGCAAGAGCTGCAACCGTTCAGCAGCTCGTATTACTTCGAAGCACAGGAAATTGCCGACCTGTTCCGCAGGAGCAATCCGGGCATCCCGTCAGACGGCATCGCCGTCATCTGCAACGGCCCGGAACTCTCGGAAGTACGGGTGTGCATGGGCAAGGACCTGCAATTCGGTGCATGCGGCAAGGGCGTGAAAACCCAGTGCCGGGCGGGGGATATTCGAGTACCGCCATCGCGTTGA